The sequence CGGAGCGATCACGGCGCCCGTGGGGCGCGCGTGGAATGCTCGCTCCGCTCGCATTCCCCGGCGCCCCCCGGTCGCATGCTGCGCATGCGCCCGCCGAGATTCGAACTCGGGTCACAAGATCCGCAATCTTGAAGGATATCCAAGCTACCCCACGGGCGCATGCGCAGCATGCGACCGGGGGGCGCCGGGGAATGCGAGCGGAGCGAGCATTCCACGCGCGCCCCACGGGCGCCGTGATCGCTCCGCCGCAAGCTCGACGCGCCACGGGCGCACGCGGTTTGCGGACAGCGCGGAAAGCGGAGGGCCGTATAAGAACCTAGCGCCGCTCGACGTCGACGAGCGCGACCCGCTCGAGCACGAGGTCGACCCAGGCGTCCTCCGGCACGACGCGAAGCTCAACCGCGCCCACGCCCAAGGCCAAGAGCGCGTCCCGGCCGCCCTGCAGCGCCGTGTCGTCGCGCGCAAGTCCCAACGCCTGGAGGGTCCGGTCGACCGCCCCCTTCGCGTTGGGCCCGACGGCGACCACGCCCACGCGCTCGGTGTCCGCGCGCAGGCCCAGCCGGCGCAGCGCGTCGGCGATCTGCCGCTCGCCGCTTGCGTAGCGCAGCACCTCGAGGCCAAGCTCCTTCGACACGGCGCGGTCCTCCCCGTACGCGCGAAGCGCGCGCTCGGCGGCCACCTGGAGCTGCTCGGGGTCGACCACGGCGCGCGCGTCGAGCAGCTGCACGAGGCGCGCGCC is a genomic window of Candidatus Thermoplasmatota archaeon containing:
- the cgi121 gene encoding KEOPS complex subunit Cgi121 → MAGARGRVGDPARAVAAAARVATETGARLVQLLDARAVVDPEQLQVAAERALRAYGEDRAVSKELGLEVLRYASGERQIADALRRLGLRADTERVGVVAVGPNAKGAVDRTLQALGLARDDTALQGGRDALLALGVGAVELRVVPEDAWVDLVLERVALVDVERR